In one Mucilaginibacter sp. PAMB04168 genomic region, the following are encoded:
- a CDS encoding S41 family peptidase, with protein MKQTAGIIFRSVILLLAGMAIGLLLNNRQDEPDDAAIVTSDKNKLDKIMQLVRKKYVDSIDVDSVEGVTINNLLQKLDPHSVYLQKKQAQSLAERLEGGFDGIGIESQLLRDTLFVTQVFPNGPAAKAGLPNGSRVVTINGKPFSGTHLTSDKVNEAFAGKNDTGIELGVLSLSDNTVKNYHVRRSHVTMSSLDAAYLTAPATGYIKISKFGSTTDADFKIALKKLKKAGMQKLVLDVRGNGGGYLNQATALADEFLPAKKLIVYTQGQHEPRTDYFATDSGLFEEGKLAVLIDEHSASASEILAGALQDLDRAVIVGRRSFGKGLVQEQFPFNDGSALNLTVARYFTPSGRSIQKSYKKGTDNYRNELAERLQKGELYVAQNNLEDSSFNNSVAYHTSAGKKVYAGGGIMPDVFVPEDAAVNVPLIQDLARNQLFSGYVVDCMQGVLKNYTTPADFAKYYTVNDIELNNFITYADAAVKNIDPHQVATARNYLKLLLKAQAARFKWGNEWYYRIMNQTDAGVMKAVAALN; from the coding sequence ATGAAGCAAACAGCAGGTATTATTTTCAGATCGGTGATCTTATTACTCGCCGGTATGGCCATTGGTTTGCTGTTGAACAATCGCCAGGATGAGCCTGATGACGCCGCCATTGTTACCTCAGACAAAAACAAGCTGGATAAGATCATGCAGCTGGTGCGAAAAAAGTACGTTGACTCTATTGATGTAGACAGTGTAGAGGGTGTTACAATCAATAATCTGCTGCAAAAGCTCGACCCACACTCGGTTTATTTACAAAAAAAACAAGCACAATCCCTGGCAGAAAGGCTGGAAGGCGGATTTGACGGTATTGGCATTGAATCGCAATTACTTCGCGATACGTTGTTTGTTACCCAGGTTTTCCCGAACGGCCCGGCGGCTAAGGCCGGGCTGCCCAATGGTTCGCGGGTTGTGACGATTAACGGCAAGCCTTTTTCGGGCACGCATTTAACCAGCGATAAAGTGAACGAGGCATTTGCCGGTAAAAATGACACCGGTATTGAATTAGGTGTGCTGAGCCTGTCTGATAATACTGTAAAAAACTACCATGTTAGGCGAAGCCATGTAACCATGAGCAGTTTGGATGCTGCATATTTAACCGCGCCCGCCACCGGCTACATAAAAATAAGCAAGTTTGGCTCCACTACCGACGCCGACTTTAAAATTGCATTAAAGAAATTAAAAAAGGCAGGCATGCAAAAACTGGTGCTGGATGTGCGCGGCAATGGTGGCGGCTACCTTAACCAGGCAACCGCGCTGGCCGATGAATTTTTGCCAGCTAAAAAGCTGATTGTTTATACACAAGGCCAGCATGAACCCCGTACCGACTATTTTGCCACCGACTCGGGCTTGTTTGAGGAAGGCAAGCTTGCTGTTTTAATTGATGAGCACTCTGCCTCGGCAAGCGAAATTTTAGCCGGCGCCTTGCAGGATTTGGACAGAGCCGTAATTGTTGGCCGGCGCTCGTTTGGTAAAGGCCTGGTACAGGAGCAGTTTCCCTTTAACGATGGCTCTGCGCTTAACTTAACGGTGGCCAGGTATTTTACACCATCTGGCCGCAGCATACAAAAATCATATAAAAAAGGTACCGATAACTACCGTAATGAACTTGCGGAACGTTTGCAAAAGGGCGAACTGTATGTGGCCCAAAATAACCTGGAAGACAGCTCTTTTAATAATTCGGTTGCCTACCATACAAGCGCAGGCAAAAAGGTTTACGCCGGTGGCGGTATCATGCCCGATGTTTTTGTGCCCGAGGATGCTGCCGTAAACGTGCCGCTTATACAAGATTTGGCACGCAACCAGCTTTTCTCTGGCTATGTGGTTGACTGTATGCAGGGCGTGCTTAAAAACTACACAACACCTGCCGACTTTGCCAAGTACTACACAGTTAACGATATTGAATTAAATAATTTTATTACTTACGCAGATGCTGCGGTTAAGAATATAGACCCTCACCAAGTAGCCACGGCCCGCAATTATTTAAAACTCCTGCTCAAAGCCCAGGCCGCCCGGTTTAAATGGGGCAATGAGTGGTATTACCGCATCATGAACCAAACCGATGCCGGCGTAATGAAGGCTGTAGCAGCTTTGAACTAA
- the murQ gene encoding N-acetylmuramic acid 6-phosphate etherase, producing MINTTEQESHYNRLEQLPVAELLQHINQEDKTVPDAVEKALPQIEKLVEAVAGRMKAGGRLFYIGAGTSGRLGVVDASECPPTFGVPFDWVVGIIAGGDGAIRKAVEFAEDDEDQAWLDLLEYNITDKDVVVGIAASGRTPYVIGGLRKANEQGLATGCIVCNAQSPVAAQAQYPIEVVTGPEFLTGSTRMKAGTAQKLVLNMLSTTVMIQLGRVKGNKMVDMQLTNHKLVDRGIRMIMQETGLEEDAATELLNEHGSVRKAVEAHLAGK from the coding sequence ATGATCAACACAACCGAGCAGGAATCACATTATAACCGGCTGGAGCAACTACCTGTTGCCGAGCTTTTACAACACATAAACCAGGAAGACAAAACTGTTCCGGATGCGGTTGAAAAAGCGTTGCCACAGATAGAAAAACTGGTAGAGGCGGTTGCCGGGCGCATGAAAGCCGGGGGGCGTTTGTTTTACATTGGTGCAGGCACCAGTGGCAGGCTGGGTGTAGTAGATGCCTCGGAGTGCCCACCCACATTTGGCGTACCCTTTGATTGGGTTGTAGGTATTATTGCCGGTGGTGATGGCGCTATACGCAAGGCCGTAGAATTTGCCGAGGATGATGAGGACCAGGCCTGGCTTGACTTGCTGGAATACAACATTACCGATAAAGACGTGGTTGTGGGCATTGCAGCATCGGGCCGTACGCCGTATGTAATTGGCGGCTTGCGTAAAGCTAATGAACAGGGCCTGGCAACCGGCTGCATCGTTTGTAATGCGCAAAGCCCTGTAGCTGCCCAGGCTCAATACCCAATTGAAGTGGTTACTGGCCCTGAGTTTTTAACCGGCTCAACCCGCATGAAAGCCGGAACCGCCCAAAAGCTGGTTTTAAATATGCTGAGCACTACCGTAATGATACAATTGGGCCGGGTAAAGGGTAATAAAATGGTGGATATGCAGTTAACTAATCATAAACTGGTTGATCGCGGAATTCGAATGATAATGCAGGAAACCGGTTTAGAAGAAGATGCTGCCACCGAACTTTTAAATGAACACGGGAGTGTACGTAAGGCGGTGGAGGCACACCTTGCAGGAAAGTGA
- a CDS encoding TraR/DksA C4-type zinc finger protein yields MSTPQPEKTRYSDAELQEFKELILDKIRIAREELNALASSLSNPNLNGTDDTAGTYKTLEDGSATLEKEQINQLAARQKKFIEQLEAALVRIETKSYGICRETGKLIQKERLRAVPHTTLSMEAKLKQ; encoded by the coding sequence ATGAGCACACCACAACCAGAAAAAACAAGATACTCAGACGCCGAACTACAAGAGTTTAAAGAACTGATACTGGATAAAATTCGCATTGCCCGCGAGGAGCTTAATGCTTTGGCTTCATCACTAAGCAACCCCAACCTGAATGGTACTGATGATACCGCAGGTACTTATAAAACACTGGAAGATGGCTCTGCCACCTTAGAAAAAGAACAGATTAACCAGCTGGCTGCCCGCCAAAAAAAGTTTATTGAGCAATTAGAGGCTGCTTTAGTACGTATTGAAACCAAAAGCTACGGCATTTGCCGCGAGACTGGTAAACTAATACAAAAAGAGCGCCTGCGTGCCGTGCCTCATACCACGCTGAGCATGGAAGCAAAACTGAAGCAGTAA
- a CDS encoding lipoprotein signal peptidase gives MKASYTKPFLLALLVIVADQLIKVWVRNNMSMGQEIHFLGDRGMLLYTENNGMAFGWELGGVAGKLALTIFRIFAVGGIGYALVYLIRHKYHRGLILNVALIFAGALGNIIDSTFYGLIYDYAPIFQGRVVDMFYFPIIQGTFPAWMPVWGGEEFKFFRPIFNLADSAISVGVILILIYQNRYFKKEEEEVSSPHSEVVEE, from the coding sequence ATGAAGGCATCGTACACTAAACCTTTCCTTTTAGCGCTGTTGGTAATAGTGGCCGACCAGTTAATTAAAGTATGGGTACGCAATAATATGAGTATGGGCCAGGAAATACATTTTCTGGGCGATAGAGGCATGTTACTGTATACCGAGAACAATGGTATGGCCTTTGGCTGGGAGCTTGGCGGAGTAGCCGGCAAACTGGCTCTGACCATCTTTCGTATTTTTGCGGTAGGCGGTATTGGTTATGCCCTCGTTTACCTTATCAGGCATAAATACCACCGTGGCCTTATCCTTAACGTTGCCCTTATATTTGCCGGTGCGCTGGGTAATATTATCGATTCGACCTTTTATGGCCTGATATACGACTATGCCCCCATATTTCAGGGCCGTGTAGTGGATATGTTTTATTTCCCTATTATACAGGGCACTTTCCCGGCCTGGATGCCGGTATGGGGCGGTGAGGAATTTAAATTCTTCAGACCTATATTTAACTTGGCCGATTCGGCCATATCGGTAGGCGTTATTCTGATTCTGATTTACCAGAACCGCTACTTTAAAAAGGAGGAAGAAGAAGTAAGCAGCCCGCATAGTGAGGTGGTAGAAGAGTAA
- the ileS gene encoding isoleucine--tRNA ligase — MYKEYKQLNLSQIGKDVLEFWKQNSIFEKSISTRPASNPYTFYEGPPSANGMPGIHHAMARSIKDIFCRYKTLKGYQVKRKGGWDTHGLPIELAVEKSLGITKDDIGKKISIEDYNEACRKEVMRYTDIWNDLTLKMGYWVDLENPYVTYENKYIETLWWILKQLYNKGWLYKGYTVQPYSPKSGTGLSSHELNQPGTYKMVKDTTITAQFFLKNDQQHPLMQTLFSEPGEETAILAWTTTPWTLPSNCALAIGEDIEYVKISTLNPYTFKPVSVVLAKALVNKYFKAEGENASFDEYKEGDKVIPWAVKAAFKGADLVGLRYHQLMPYVTNAELEQKAFRVIPADFVTTGDGTGIVHTASVFGADDFRACKENDVPSVMVLDETGKEVPLVNKQGRFVDEVTDFAGRYVKEEYYTQAERDEQGFRPTDVLISIKLKEDNKAFNVQKYEHSYPHSWRTDEPILYYPLDSWFIKTTAVKDKLIELNKTINWKPEATGTGRFGNWLENLVDWNLSRSRYWGTPLPIWREENGNEEKCIGSIEELNKEIARSITAGFMPEGFKLDDMHRPYVDDVILTSSNGKKMFREPDLIDVWFDSGAMPYAQWHFPFENKEAFADAYPADFIAEGVDQTRGWFFTLHAIAVMLSEASDEVKAVNGLVQNQGIAFKNVVSNGLVLDKNGNKMSKRLGNAVDPFETIEQYGADAARWYMISNASPWDNLKFNIEGLDEVRRKFFGTLYNTYSFFALYANIDKFDYSQPEIELSQRPEIDRWILSLLNTLTQEVDGYFADFEPTKAARAIQDYVDAHLSNWYVRLSRRRFWKSDNSADKISAYQTLYTCLVTISKLMSPIAPFFAERLYNDLNTATGKEQFESVHLADFPVYHADLVDKELEERMQLAQDISSLTLSLRKKVGINVRQPLSKILLPILDKNFEHQVDEVKELILSETNIKAIEYITDTAGFIKRKIKPNFKALGQKVGKDMKAVAAAITAFSQEDIAKLEADGQIQIPDTHYLILPADVEIIAEDVPGWQVANLGKLTVALDVTLTDELKQEGISRELINRIQNLRKSNNFEVTDKINVRLSNHLLISNAVKNNLSYICAEILAVDIQLVDSLTEGEAVTIEDIEIRILINKV, encoded by the coding sequence ATGTACAAGGAATATAAGCAATTAAATTTATCACAGATAGGCAAGGACGTACTGGAGTTTTGGAAACAGAACAGCATTTTTGAAAAAAGCATCAGCACCCGTCCGGCCAGCAATCCCTATACTTTTTATGAAGGCCCGCCATCGGCTAATGGTATGCCCGGCATACACCATGCTATGGCACGTTCCATTAAAGATATTTTTTGTCGTTACAAAACCTTAAAGGGTTACCAGGTAAAACGCAAAGGCGGCTGGGATACCCACGGCCTGCCTATTGAGCTGGCGGTCGAAAAATCGCTCGGCATTACCAAAGACGATATCGGCAAAAAGATATCCATTGAAGATTATAACGAAGCCTGCCGCAAGGAGGTAATGCGTTATACCGACATATGGAATGACCTCACCCTTAAAATGGGCTACTGGGTTGATCTGGAAAACCCTTACGTAACTTACGAGAACAAATATATTGAAACCCTGTGGTGGATATTAAAGCAGCTTTATAACAAGGGCTGGTTATACAAGGGCTATACCGTACAGCCTTATTCGCCCAAATCGGGCACGGGCTTAAGCTCGCACGAGCTGAACCAGCCGGGCACCTACAAAATGGTGAAAGATACCACCATTACGGCTCAGTTCTTTTTAAAGAACGACCAGCAGCACCCGCTTATGCAAACCTTGTTTAGTGAGCCGGGTGAGGAAACCGCCATTTTAGCCTGGACCACCACGCCGTGGACACTGCCATCTAACTGTGCGCTGGCCATAGGCGAGGATATTGAATACGTAAAAATCAGTACCCTTAACCCCTACACCTTTAAACCGGTTAGCGTAGTACTGGCCAAAGCACTGGTAAATAAATATTTTAAGGCCGAGGGCGAAAACGCATCTTTTGACGAATATAAAGAAGGCGATAAGGTTATTCCGTGGGCGGTTAAAGCCGCCTTTAAAGGGGCCGATTTAGTTGGTCTGCGCTATCACCAACTCATGCCTTACGTCACAAATGCTGAGCTGGAGCAAAAAGCTTTCCGCGTTATTCCGGCTGATTTTGTAACCACTGGCGATGGCACGGGTATCGTACACACCGCATCTGTTTTTGGTGCTGATGACTTTAGGGCTTGTAAAGAGAATGACGTACCATCTGTAATGGTACTTGATGAAACCGGCAAAGAAGTACCGCTGGTGAACAAGCAAGGCCGTTTTGTGGATGAAGTAACCGATTTTGCCGGCCGCTATGTTAAAGAAGAATACTATACGCAGGCAGAGCGCGATGAGCAAGGCTTTAGGCCAACAGATGTGCTCATCTCCATCAAACTAAAAGAAGACAATAAAGCCTTTAACGTACAAAAATATGAGCACAGCTACCCGCACTCGTGGCGTACCGATGAGCCTATTTTATACTATCCGCTGGATAGCTGGTTTATTAAAACCACTGCCGTTAAAGATAAACTGATAGAACTGAACAAAACCATCAACTGGAAACCAGAAGCTACCGGTACGGGCCGCTTTGGTAACTGGCTCGAAAATTTAGTAGACTGGAATCTTTCTCGCTCACGCTACTGGGGAACGCCGCTACCTATTTGGCGCGAAGAAAACGGCAACGAAGAGAAATGTATTGGCTCCATTGAAGAACTTAACAAGGAAATTGCCCGATCAATAACTGCTGGCTTTATGCCCGAAGGCTTTAAGCTGGATGATATGCACCGCCCTTATGTGGATGATGTGATACTGACTTCCTCAAACGGCAAAAAGATGTTCCGCGAGCCGGATCTGATCGACGTTTGGTTCGACTCGGGCGCTATGCCGTATGCACAATGGCACTTTCCGTTCGAAAACAAGGAAGCATTTGCCGACGCCTACCCGGCCGATTTTATTGCCGAAGGTGTTGACCAAACACGCGGCTGGTTCTTTACCCTGCACGCCATAGCGGTTATGCTAAGCGAGGCCAGTGATGAAGTGAAAGCGGTTAACGGACTGGTACAAAACCAGGGCATTGCCTTCAAAAACGTGGTATCTAACGGATTGGTGCTGGATAAGAACGGCAACAAAATGTCTAAACGTTTAGGCAACGCAGTTGATCCGTTCGAAACGATTGAGCAGTATGGTGCCGATGCTGCCCGCTGGTATATGATCAGCAATGCATCGCCGTGGGACAACCTCAAATTTAATATTGAAGGTTTGGATGAAGTGCGCCGTAAATTTTTTGGTACGCTTTATAATACTTATTCTTTCTTTGCACTTTACGCTAATATCGACAAGTTTGACTATAGTCAGCCCGAAATTGAACTGAGTCAACGGCCAGAGATTGACCGCTGGATACTTTCGTTACTTAATACCTTAACGCAGGAAGTTGACGGTTACTTTGCCGATTTTGAACCAACCAAAGCAGCCCGCGCCATTCAGGATTATGTTGATGCGCACTTGAGCAACTGGTACGTACGCCTGAGCCGCCGCCGTTTCTGGAAATCAGACAACTCTGCCGATAAAATATCGGCCTACCAAACTCTTTACACTTGTTTGGTTACAATATCTAAACTGATGTCGCCTATTGCGCCGTTCTTTGCCGAGCGTTTGTATAACGATTTAAATACAGCTACTGGTAAAGAGCAATTTGAATCGGTTCACCTGGCCGACTTCCCGGTTTACCATGCCGATTTGGTGGACAAAGAACTAGAAGAACGTATGCAACTGGCACAGGATATTTCGTCACTAACACTATCGCTACGGAAAAAAGTAGGCATCAACGTGCGCCAGCCTTTGAGCAAAATATTACTACCCATACTAGACAAGAACTTTGAGCACCAGGTTGACGAGGTAAAGGAACTAATACTATCTGAAACCAACATCAAAGCCATTGAATACATTACCGATACTGCAGGCTTTATTAAACGTAAAATAAAACCCAACTTTAAAGCGTTAGGCCAAAAGGTGGGTAAGGATATGAAAGCCGTAGCCGCAGCCATAACTGCTTTTAGTCAGGAAGATATTGCAAAATTAGAGGCAGATGGCCAGATACAAATACCTGATACCCATTACCTGATACTACCTGCTGATGTTGAAATTATAGCAGAAGATGTACCGGGATGGCAGGTTGCAAATTTGGGAAAACTAACCGTAGCTTTAGATGTTACCCTAACCGACGAACTAAAACAGGAAGGTATTTCGCGCGAGCTCATCAACCGTATACAAAACCTGCGTAAGTCTAACAATTTTGAAGTTACCGATAAGATAAATGTACGCCTCAGTAACCATCTGCTAATCAGCAATGCGGTTAAAAACAATTTATCCTATATTTGCGCCGAAATTTTAGCCGTTGATATTCAATTAGTTGACAGCCTAACCGAAGGCGAAGCAGTAACTATAGAAGATATAGAAATAAGAATTTTAATTAATAAAGTATAA